From Eleftheria terrae, the proteins below share one genomic window:
- the coq7 gene encoding 2-polyprenyl-3-methyl-6-methoxy-1,4-benzoquinone monooxygenase, with protein sequence MSPNAIDVIIGTADNALRAVFGSHHASRPRPAPPAASGDAPPLTDSERRLAGALMRVNHVGEVCAQALYTGQALVTRDAQLKSHFEAAAREETDHLAWTRQRLDELGDRTSLLNPLWYAGALGIGIVAGKLAGDRVSLGFVVETERQVERHLDSHLERLPQDDGASRAIVLQMKEDEARHASQAEAAGAATLPLPVRLMMRAAAKVMTTTAHYL encoded by the coding sequence ATGAGCCCCAACGCCATCGACGTGATCATCGGCACGGCTGACAACGCCCTACGCGCGGTCTTCGGCAGCCACCATGCTTCACGCCCGCGTCCCGCGCCCCCCGCGGCCAGCGGCGACGCCCCTCCGTTGACCGACAGCGAACGCCGCCTGGCCGGTGCGCTGATGCGGGTGAACCATGTCGGCGAGGTGTGTGCGCAGGCGCTCTACACCGGGCAGGCCCTGGTGACTCGGGACGCCCAGCTGAAGTCGCACTTCGAAGCCGCAGCCCGCGAAGAAACCGACCATCTCGCATGGACGCGCCAGCGCCTGGATGAACTGGGCGACCGCACCAGCCTGCTCAACCCGCTGTGGTACGCCGGGGCCCTGGGCATCGGCATCGTCGCCGGCAAGCTGGCAGGCGACCGGGTGAGCCTGGGTTTTGTGGTCGAGACCGAACGGCAGGTGGAACGCCACCTCGACAGCCACCTGGAGCGGCTGCCGCAGGACGACGGCGCCTCACGCGCCATCGTGCTACAGATGAAGGAAGACGAGGCGCGCCACGCCAGCCAGGCCGAAGCGGCCGGCGCGGCGACCCTGCCCCTGCCGGTGCGCCTGATGATGCG